Proteins from a single region of Longimicrobium sp.:
- a CDS encoding RNA polymerase sigma factor, which yields MRTDTAPTTDRALADALLLSGDERAFRDLYRRHTPRLHQVVLRIVGGSEHDAEDVVQETWIRATEKLGDFRWEAAFSTWLTGIGLNVARQLLRKNGRWTDMEGVPEPWRPPPHDGERIDLERAIGLLPAGYRTVLVLHDVEGYRHEEIGEMLGISAGTSKSQLFNARRSLRLALEPAKGRTHEPA from the coding sequence ATGAGGACCGACACCGCGCCCACCACCGACCGCGCGCTGGCCGATGCGCTGCTCCTGAGCGGCGACGAGCGGGCGTTCCGCGACCTGTACCGCCGCCACACCCCGCGGCTGCACCAGGTCGTCCTCCGCATCGTCGGCGGCAGCGAGCACGACGCCGAGGACGTGGTGCAGGAGACGTGGATCCGCGCCACCGAGAAGCTGGGCGACTTCCGCTGGGAGGCCGCGTTTTCCACCTGGCTGACGGGGATCGGGCTGAACGTGGCACGCCAGCTTCTACGGAAGAACGGGCGCTGGACGGACATGGAAGGGGTGCCCGAGCCGTGGCGCCCCCCGCCGCACGACGGCGAGCGCATCGACCTGGAGCGGGCCATCGGGCTGCTCCCGGCCGGGTACCGCACGGTGCTGGTGCTGCACGACGTGGAGGGCTACCGGCACGAGGAGATCGGCGAGATGCTGGGGATCTCGGCCGGCACTTCGAAGAGCCAGCTCTTCAACGCACGACGGTCGCTCCGGCTGGCGCTGGAGCCCGC
- the gluQRS gene encoding tRNA glutamyl-Q(34) synthetase GluQRS has product MRGRFAPSPTGALHLGNARTALLAWLQARAAGGAFVMRVEDLDFGRVRPGVMETQLDELRWLGLDWDEGPDVGGPHAPYVQSLRGERYDEALRTLAARGLLFECACSRRDIAAAASAPHAGEEGPRYPGTCRERRADPSAPSLMAHGRSLVALRMRVETGEVCFDDLLMGRCCFAPAEETGDFVVRRKDGAAAYQLAVVVDDAAMEITHVVRGGDLLSSTARQLLVYRALDLPEPAFLHVPLMLGDDGERLAKRHGSVSLDELRSRGVSAKRVTGWLAATCGLADEDEEIAARDLVPRFSIDSLPREPTVITAEMLKRLAGS; this is encoded by the coding sequence GTGCGTGGCCGATTCGCGCCGAGCCCGACGGGCGCGCTGCACCTGGGCAACGCGCGTACGGCGCTGCTGGCGTGGCTGCAGGCGCGCGCGGCCGGCGGCGCGTTCGTGATGCGCGTGGAGGACCTGGACTTCGGGCGGGTGCGGCCTGGCGTGATGGAGACGCAGCTGGATGAGCTGCGCTGGCTGGGGCTGGACTGGGACGAGGGACCCGACGTGGGCGGACCGCACGCGCCGTACGTGCAGTCGCTGCGCGGCGAGCGGTACGACGAGGCGCTGCGGACGCTCGCCGCGCGCGGGCTGCTGTTCGAGTGCGCCTGCTCGCGGCGCGACATCGCGGCGGCGGCCAGCGCGCCGCACGCGGGCGAGGAGGGGCCGCGCTACCCCGGCACCTGCCGCGAGCGCCGCGCCGACCCGTCCGCCCCGTCGCTGATGGCGCACGGGCGCTCGCTCGTGGCGCTGCGGATGCGGGTGGAGACGGGCGAGGTGTGCTTCGACGACCTGCTGATGGGGCGGTGCTGCTTCGCCCCCGCGGAGGAGACGGGCGACTTCGTGGTGCGGCGGAAGGACGGCGCGGCCGCGTACCAGCTGGCGGTGGTCGTCGACGACGCGGCGATGGAGATCACGCACGTGGTGCGCGGCGGCGACCTGCTCTCGTCCACCGCGCGGCAGCTGCTCGTCTATCGCGCGCTCGATCTTCCCGAGCCCGCGTTCCTGCACGTGCCGCTGATGCTGGGCGACGACGGCGAGCGCCTGGCCAAGCGCCACGGCTCCGTTTCGCTCGACGAGCTGCGGTCGCGCGGCGTCTCCGCGAAGCGCGTCACCGGCTGGTTGGCGGCGACGTGCGGGCTGGCGGACGAGGATGAGGAGATCGCCGCGCGGGACCTCGTCCCCCGCTTCTCGATCGACAGTCTGCCGCGCGAGCCGACGGTGATCACGGCGGAGATGCTGAAGCGGCTCGCGGGATCCTGA
- a CDS encoding twin-arginine translocase TatA/TatE family subunit: MPFGLGFGETLLILAVILLFFGPKRLPSAAASLGKGIREFKRAVSGFGEELTMPDDTIATTPVPPPHATLAGTGADPYAVPSSAPEPSVAATAEPAATAEAAHSPDRTG, from the coding sequence GTGCCGTTCGGACTCGGCTTCGGCGAGACGCTGCTGATCCTCGCCGTGATCCTGCTCTTCTTCGGTCCCAAGCGTCTTCCCAGCGCCGCCGCGTCGCTCGGCAAGGGGATCCGCGAGTTCAAGCGCGCCGTCAGCGGCTTCGGCGAGGAGCTGACGATGCCCGACGACACCATCGCCACCACCCCCGTCCCGCCACCGCACGCCACGCTCGCGGGCACCGGCGCGGACCCGTACGCCGTGCCCAGCAGCGCGCCCGAGCCGTCCGTCGCAGCGACGGCGGAGCCTGCAGCCACGGCCGAGGCGGCGCACAGCCCTGATCGGACCGGCTGA
- a CDS encoding ester cyclase → MSAHDTETLVRLAYDLYNQRDFARSAELTQPDAITVMVPTGQEFRGPEGTVAYLTGWATAFPDSTVEVLNVVAGEDGGAAEFIGRGTHTGPLVTPAGIIPPTGRRVEFRLCDVWTVRDGKFAGNRNYFDLVTLLGQLGVAPQPAGLDISHAQIGTPAATS, encoded by the coding sequence ATGAGCGCACACGACACCGAGACGCTGGTCCGGCTGGCGTACGACCTCTACAACCAGCGCGACTTCGCCCGCTCGGCGGAGCTGACGCAGCCCGACGCCATCACGGTGATGGTGCCCACGGGCCAGGAGTTCCGCGGCCCCGAGGGTACCGTGGCGTATCTGACCGGCTGGGCCACGGCGTTCCCCGACTCCACCGTCGAGGTGCTGAACGTCGTCGCTGGCGAGGACGGCGGCGCGGCGGAATTCATCGGCCGCGGGACGCACACGGGGCCGCTGGTCACCCCCGCGGGCATCATCCCGCCCACCGGCCGCCGCGTGGAGTTCCGCCTGTGCGACGTGTGGACCGTGCGCGACGGCAAGTTCGCCGGCAACCGAAACTACTTCGACCTGGTGACACTGCTGGGCCAGCTCGGCGTCGCTCCGCAGCCCGCCGGCCTCGACATCTCCCACGCGCAGATCGGCACGCCGGCCGCCACCTCCTGA
- a CDS encoding type II toxin-antitoxin system MqsR family toxin, with translation MMLPSNQNRGTPAYDLERIQQLVGQGPLTCVVTTAALDGAHECGWDHSRVIEAVLLLRPGDFYKTMEADKRPGMWQDVYHLRFESVDLYVKLQIDFDGCAIVVQFKRR, from the coding sequence ATGATGCTACCTTCGAATCAGAACCGCGGCACGCCTGCGTATGACCTCGAGCGGATTCAACAGCTTGTCGGGCAAGGGCCGCTCACCTGCGTCGTGACCACCGCCGCATTGGATGGAGCGCACGAATGTGGGTGGGATCACTCACGGGTGATCGAGGCGGTGCTGCTGCTCCGCCCCGGCGACTTCTACAAGACGATGGAGGCCGATAAGCGCCCAGGGATGTGGCAGGATGTCTATCACCTGCGGTTCGAGAGTGTCGACCTCTACGTGAAGCTCCAGATCGATTTCGATGGTTGCGCGATCGTGGTTCAGTTCAAACGGAGGTGA
- a CDS encoding type II TA system antitoxin MqsA family protein encodes MAEHKCYLCGTPAQLVREPRETSMGTRRVVIDDEFFRCPECGETFYVDGMADETSRRAAAAIRREDGLLEPDAIRAIRAQYGLSQAGLETLIGAGEKTVVRWERGTVAQNATADTLLRVLRDNPRVVKKLAAERGVDVALMKSAARESSPRKKSARG; translated from the coding sequence GTGGCCGAGCACAAGTGCTATCTCTGTGGTACCCCGGCGCAACTCGTGCGCGAGCCTCGCGAGACCTCCATGGGCACGCGCCGCGTCGTCATCGACGATGAATTCTTCCGCTGTCCGGAATGCGGCGAGACGTTTTACGTCGACGGGATGGCGGACGAGACCTCGCGGCGCGCAGCGGCCGCGATCCGGCGGGAGGACGGCCTGCTGGAGCCCGACGCGATCCGCGCCATCCGCGCGCAGTACGGGCTGTCGCAGGCCGGGCTGGAGACGCTGATCGGGGCGGGAGAGAAGACGGTGGTGCGCTGGGAGCGGGGCACTGTCGCGCAGAACGCGACCGCGGACACCCTGCTGCGGGTGCTGCGCGACAACCCGCGCGTCGTGAAGAAGCTCGCCGCCGAGCGCGGCGTCGACGTCGCGCTGATGAAGTCCGCGGCGCGCGAATCATCGCCCCGAAAGAAAAGCGCCCGCGGGTGA
- a CDS encoding polymer-forming cytoskeletal protein: MRRHALTVLLAVATTVTLAGRAAAQDARGHLPSDEARRIVAFYNDPRTVHFTGEWRIAPGSGVSGNVAVLDGSLTVAGRVDGDVVVINGDATLADGGTVTGTLTVVGGAIRREGSASVGGEAVAYAERLDYLRRGDRIYADIEGRIEAPPADTSARVAVAEPDTVRDAGREWSEDTAAAGRVARERERGDEWTEGGWTAVRRGVSGDGRADFIVATGQSYNRVEGLPITFGPLVETGGHNPLRLRAMGIFRTEAGPELGPERWGYEARAEQFFGGRREFRVGAGVFRLIDPIEDWHLTKLENGLSTFFLHRDYRDHFEREGWSAFLMVTPRESPFQASLTYRRQSERSEPAGSPFTLFNNNDPWRPQPLSAHGQLSSLILAAKVDTRSSAEDPSSGWYISGQVEQGLNSSLRQPDWISTATADGPPYVIAPGTAYGAFTSGLLDVRRYNRIGPWSRLNLRMIAGGSLDGAPLPPQRQHALGGEGSLPGFPLFSVDCGARDVPVFRADEVSRLAGSRRAAPQYFLDYGCDRFVLFQAEYRGDLSLHLRLAGEENDGETGDEEGFARSLRRGLDTEFGWVLFADAGGGWGVGPRLGDTDTVVDVGAGILIGRLGIYGAVPVSTGGGRFNFFIRLSPRI, translated from the coding sequence ATGCGCAGGCACGCCCTCACCGTGCTGCTCGCTGTCGCCACGACCGTGACGCTCGCCGGCCGCGCCGCCGCGCAGGACGCGCGCGGGCACTTGCCGTCCGACGAGGCGCGTCGCATCGTCGCGTTCTACAACGATCCGCGCACCGTCCACTTCACCGGCGAGTGGCGGATCGCGCCGGGGAGCGGCGTGTCGGGGAACGTGGCCGTGCTCGACGGCAGCCTGACCGTCGCCGGCCGCGTCGACGGCGACGTGGTGGTGATCAACGGCGACGCCACGCTGGCCGACGGCGGCACCGTCACCGGCACGCTGACGGTGGTCGGCGGCGCCATCCGCCGCGAGGGGAGCGCCAGCGTCGGCGGCGAGGCCGTGGCCTACGCCGAGCGGCTGGACTACCTGCGCCGCGGCGACCGCATCTACGCCGACATCGAGGGGCGGATCGAGGCGCCGCCGGCCGACACCTCCGCGCGCGTGGCGGTCGCGGAGCCCGACACGGTGCGCGACGCCGGGCGCGAGTGGAGCGAGGACACCGCCGCGGCCGGCCGCGTGGCCCGCGAGCGCGAGCGCGGCGACGAGTGGACCGAGGGGGGATGGACCGCCGTGCGCCGCGGCGTCAGCGGCGACGGGCGCGCGGACTTCATCGTCGCGACGGGGCAGAGCTACAACCGCGTGGAGGGTCTCCCCATCACCTTCGGGCCGCTGGTGGAGACGGGCGGCCACAACCCGCTGCGGCTGCGTGCGATGGGGATCTTCCGCACCGAGGCGGGGCCGGAGCTGGGGCCGGAGCGGTGGGGATACGAGGCGCGCGCGGAGCAGTTCTTCGGCGGGCGGCGCGAGTTCCGCGTGGGCGCCGGCGTGTTCCGGCTGATCGATCCTATCGAGGACTGGCACCTGACCAAGCTGGAGAACGGCCTCTCTACCTTCTTCCTGCACCGCGACTACCGCGACCACTTCGAGCGCGAGGGGTGGAGCGCGTTCCTGATGGTCACCCCGCGCGAGTCTCCCTTCCAGGCGTCGCTCACCTACCGCCGCCAGAGCGAGCGCAGCGAGCCGGCGGGAAGCCCCTTCACCCTCTTCAACAACAACGACCCGTGGCGGCCGCAGCCGCTGTCGGCGCACGGGCAGCTCAGCTCGCTGATCCTGGCCGCGAAGGTCGATACCCGCAGCAGCGCCGAGGACCCGTCCAGCGGCTGGTACATCAGCGGACAGGTGGAGCAGGGGCTGAACTCGTCGCTGCGCCAGCCGGACTGGATCTCCACGGCGACGGCCGATGGGCCGCCGTACGTGATCGCCCCCGGCACTGCGTACGGGGCGTTCACCTCGGGGCTGCTGGACGTGCGGCGCTACAACCGGATCGGGCCCTGGTCGCGGCTGAACCTGCGGATGATCGCGGGCGGGTCGCTGGACGGCGCGCCGCTGCCGCCGCAGCGCCAGCACGCGCTGGGCGGCGAGGGCTCGCTCCCCGGCTTCCCGCTCTTCTCGGTGGACTGCGGCGCCCGCGACGTTCCCGTGTTCCGCGCGGACGAGGTGTCGCGGCTGGCCGGGTCGCGCCGCGCCGCGCCGCAGTACTTCCTGGACTACGGGTGCGACCGGTTCGTGCTCTTCCAGGCCGAGTACCGCGGCGACCTGAGCCTGCACCTGCGCCTGGCGGGGGAGGAGAACGACGGTGAGACGGGGGACGAGGAAGGCTTCGCGCGGTCGCTGCGGCGCGGGCTGGACACCGAGTTCGGCTGGGTGCTGTTTGCAGACGCGGGCGGCGGCTGGGGCGTGGGTCCGCGGCTGGGCGACACCGACACCGTGGTCGACGTGGGCGCGGGGATCCTGATCGGACGGCTGGGGATCTACGGCGCGGTGCCGGTGAGCACCGGCGGCGGCCGCTTCAACTTCTTCATCCGCCTGAGCCCGAGGATTTGA
- a CDS encoding sigma-54 dependent transcriptional regulator has product MSATVLIVDDEPNIRRMLGSLLRAEGFRTREAGSGRGALAEVQADQPDAVLMDLYMDDGGGLEALPKLLAAAPELPVVMMSGRATLGDAVKATQLGAFHFIEKPLTPEAVLLTLRSALELRAQRELNRALRAELGDGEEMVGASAAIGQVKEMIRRVAPTDARVLITGESGTGKEVAANLIHAHSKRARGPYVRLNCAAIPRDLVESEMFGHEKGAFTGATERRRGRFELASGGTLFLDEIGDLSPAAQAKLLRALEAGQIERLGGGEPVKVDVRILAATNRDLRAEVAAGRFREDLFFRLHVIPLHLPPLRERREDIPPLVRHFLDRSRVRNGLRPPRLSPAAVDVLTRHPWPGNVRELANILERLSILHAGADVGGAEIRALLSADGEIVPREEPEAFRADDERTLSDRLDDYERSLLEGALDAADGSVAEAARRLRTDRANLYRRMRRLGIAR; this is encoded by the coding sequence ATGTCCGCCACCGTCCTGATCGTCGACGACGAGCCGAACATCCGGCGCATGCTGGGCAGCCTGCTGCGCGCCGAGGGCTTCCGCACGCGCGAAGCCGGAAGCGGGCGCGGCGCCTTGGCCGAGGTGCAGGCCGACCAGCCCGACGCCGTGCTGATGGACCTGTACATGGACGACGGCGGGGGCCTCGAGGCGCTCCCGAAGCTCCTCGCCGCCGCGCCGGAGCTGCCGGTGGTGATGATGAGCGGCCGCGCCACCCTCGGCGACGCGGTGAAGGCCACGCAGCTCGGCGCCTTCCACTTCATCGAGAAGCCGCTCACCCCCGAGGCCGTGCTCCTGACCTTGCGCTCGGCGCTGGAGCTGCGGGCGCAGCGCGAGCTGAACCGCGCCCTGCGCGCCGAGCTGGGCGACGGCGAGGAGATGGTGGGCGCCAGCGCGGCCATCGGGCAGGTGAAGGAGATGATCCGCCGCGTGGCGCCCACCGACGCGCGCGTGCTGATCACCGGCGAGAGCGGGACGGGGAAGGAGGTGGCCGCCAACCTCATCCACGCGCACTCGAAGCGGGCCCGGGGGCCGTACGTGCGGCTGAACTGCGCCGCCATCCCCCGCGACCTCGTGGAGAGCGAGATGTTCGGCCACGAGAAGGGCGCCTTCACCGGCGCCACCGAGCGGCGGCGCGGGCGGTTCGAGCTGGCCAGCGGCGGCACGCTCTTCCTGGACGAGATCGGGGATCTTTCCCCCGCGGCGCAGGCCAAGCTCCTGCGCGCGCTGGAGGCGGGGCAGATCGAGCGGCTGGGCGGCGGCGAGCCGGTGAAGGTGGACGTGCGCATCCTCGCCGCGACGAACCGCGACCTCCGCGCGGAAGTTGCCGCGGGACGCTTCCGCGAGGACCTGTTCTTCCGCCTGCACGTGATCCCCCTGCACCTGCCGCCGCTGCGGGAGCGGCGCGAGGACATTCCCCCCCTGGTGCGCCACTTCCTGGACCGCAGCCGGGTGCGCAACGGTCTCCGTCCCCCGCGCCTTTCCCCCGCCGCGGTGGACGTCCTCACCCGGCATCCGTGGCCGGGGAACGTGCGCGAGCTGGCCAACATCCTCGAGCGCCTGTCGATCCTCCACGCCGGCGCCGACGTGGGCGGGGCGGAGATCCGCGCGCTCCTCTCCGCCGACGGCGAGATCGTCCCGCGCGAGGAGCCCGAGGCGTTCCGCGCCGACGACGAGCGCACGCTCTCCGACCGGCTGGACGACTACGAGCGCAGCCTGCTGGAGGGCGCGCTCGACGCGGCGGACGGCAGCGTGGCCGAGGCCGCGCGCCGCCTCCGCACCGACCGCGCGAACCTCTACCGCCGCATGCGCCGCCTCGGAATCGCGCGCTGA
- a CDS encoding HAMP domain-containing sensor histidine kinase, which yields MPSRRPFERRLRRALIVFSIVPTLLVLAAGAYAAWRAVALVDATGAWDRVAGSGSELIRRAEASGDPELVRAAEKHRGELSDSVIHARRWEFLLSRALVLIPIAAILAGALLFVLAARASRRMGRRLSRPVEELAGWAGMVARHEPLPAAKGDEAGQGEFGILRAAFRDMADELAESRARELEAERMRTWIGMARRVAHELKNPLTPMRLAVRTLHRAGTDTEPGREALDVLDAESGRLEELARSFSQLGRLPEGPMAEVDLREMLEYLLRSHLPAGVTPRLRVPLGLPPVHGYPDALSRAFANLLLNAADAVAGDGAVEVVARAANGFVEVRVLDSGPGIAPEHVDRIWEPDFTTKSRGTGLGLALVRQTVQAHGGKVAARNRPEGGAEFRVLLPISLEPMTAKING from the coding sequence ATGCCCTCGCGGCGGCCGTTCGAGCGCCGGTTACGGCGCGCGCTGATCGTCTTCTCCATCGTTCCCACGCTGCTGGTGCTGGCCGCGGGCGCCTATGCCGCGTGGCGCGCCGTGGCGCTGGTCGACGCCACCGGCGCGTGGGACCGGGTGGCCGGCAGCGGCAGCGAGCTCATCCGCCGCGCCGAGGCGTCGGGCGACCCGGAGCTGGTGCGCGCGGCGGAGAAGCACCGCGGCGAGCTGTCGGACTCGGTGATCCACGCGCGGCGCTGGGAGTTCCTGCTGAGCCGCGCGCTCGTCCTCATCCCCATTGCGGCGATCCTGGCGGGCGCGCTGCTGTTCGTGCTGGCCGCGCGGGCCTCGCGGCGGATGGGGCGCCGCCTCTCCCGCCCCGTGGAGGAGCTGGCCGGGTGGGCGGGGATGGTCGCGCGCCACGAGCCGCTTCCCGCCGCGAAGGGCGACGAGGCGGGGCAGGGCGAGTTCGGCATCCTGCGCGCGGCCTTCCGCGACATGGCGGACGAGCTGGCCGAGAGCCGCGCGCGGGAGCTGGAGGCCGAGCGGATGCGCACGTGGATCGGGATGGCGCGCCGCGTGGCGCACGAGCTGAAGAATCCCCTCACCCCCATGCGCCTCGCCGTCCGCACGCTCCACCGCGCGGGGACGGACACGGAGCCCGGCCGCGAGGCGCTGGACGTGCTCGACGCGGAGAGCGGGCGGCTGGAGGAGCTGGCGCGGTCGTTCTCCCAGCTCGGCCGCCTTCCCGAGGGGCCGATGGCGGAGGTGGACCTGCGGGAGATGCTGGAGTACCTGCTGCGCAGCCATCTCCCGGCCGGGGTGACGCCGCGGCTGCGCGTGCCGCTGGGGCTGCCGCCGGTGCACGGCTATCCCGACGCGCTCTCCCGCGCGTTCGCCAACCTGCTGCTGAACGCCGCCGACGCGGTGGCCGGCGACGGCGCGGTCGAGGTCGTCGCCCGCGCGGCCAACGGGTTCGTGGAAGTGCGCGTGCTGGACAGCGGCCCGGGGATCGCGCCGGAGCACGTGGACCGCATCTGGGAGCCGGACTTCACCACCAAGTCGCGCGGCACCGGGCTGGGGCTCGCCCTCGTGCGCCAGACGGTGCAGGCGCACGGCGGCAAGGTGGCCGCCCGCAACCGTCCCGAGGGCGGTGCCGAGTTCCGGGTGCTGCTGCCGATTTCATTAGAACCCATGACTGCGAAGATCAATGGTTGA
- a CDS encoding methyltransferase domain-containing protein, with the protein MEATLRAEFDTRVERFGHGTFRVDVLLPRAADALIDEAEFEADERLPYWADLWPAARGLARHLLDGGRGQGTGNRGQREVREPGVLDARVIELGCGVALPSLALRSLGADPLATDYYADALRFARANAVRNGLAPLRTAMLDWRHPPPGERWSLVVAADVLYEQRNAEALAALLPRILAEGGRALLADPGRVYFSVFRDLMEEMDWAVEEIDLRRETSDPVTGAMSTVRIWRVAVESIARVKGAAE; encoded by the coding sequence TTGGAGGCGACGCTCCGGGCGGAGTTCGACACGCGCGTGGAGCGCTTCGGGCACGGCACCTTCCGCGTGGACGTGCTCCTCCCCCGCGCGGCCGACGCGCTGATCGACGAGGCCGAGTTCGAGGCCGACGAGCGCCTCCCGTACTGGGCCGACCTCTGGCCCGCCGCGCGCGGGCTGGCGCGGCACCTGCTCGACGGAGGGAGGGGACAGGGGACAGGGAACAGGGGACAGCGGGAGGTCCGCGAGCCAGGGGTGCTCGATGCGCGGGTGATCGAGCTCGGGTGCGGCGTCGCGCTGCCGTCGCTGGCGCTGCGCTCGCTCGGCGCCGACCCGCTGGCGACCGACTACTACGCCGACGCGCTCCGCTTCGCCCGGGCGAACGCGGTCCGCAACGGCCTGGCCCCGCTGCGCACGGCGATGCTCGACTGGCGCCACCCGCCGCCCGGCGAGCGGTGGAGCCTGGTCGTTGCCGCGGACGTGCTGTACGAGCAGCGCAACGCCGAGGCGCTGGCCGCGCTGCTGCCGCGCATCCTGGCGGAGGGCGGACGCGCGCTCCTGGCGGACCCCGGCCGCGTCTACTTCTCCGTCTTCCGCGACCTGATGGAGGAGATGGACTGGGCCGTGGAGGAAATCGACCTGCGCCGCGAGACCAGCGACCCCGTCACCGGCGCGATGAGCACCGTCCGCATCTGGCGCGTCGCGGTGGAATCGATCGCGCGGGTGAAAGGTGCGGCCGAATGA
- a CDS encoding DUF2442 domain-containing protein yields the protein MPTDEELEAASERYRIAQETEPRAKSAWYDEASGRVFIELKNECLFAFPARFGQGLQGATPEQLAAVELWPDGAALHWEELDADLGVAGLVAGVFGSKAWMSELGRAGGKVQSEAKARASRENGKKGGRPRKSAAAPSTVQPAARRRKVA from the coding sequence ATGCCTACCGACGAAGAGCTCGAAGCCGCCAGCGAGCGCTATCGCATCGCTCAGGAAACCGAGCCGCGGGCGAAGTCCGCTTGGTACGACGAGGCCAGCGGCCGGGTCTTCATCGAGTTGAAGAACGAGTGCCTCTTCGCCTTCCCGGCGCGGTTCGGGCAGGGGCTGCAGGGTGCCACGCCCGAGCAGCTGGCGGCGGTCGAGCTCTGGCCCGATGGCGCGGCGCTGCACTGGGAGGAGCTCGACGCCGACCTGGGCGTGGCCGGGCTGGTGGCGGGCGTGTTCGGCAGCAAGGCCTGGATGAGCGAGCTGGGTCGCGCGGGCGGCAAGGTGCAGTCCGAGGCCAAGGCGCGCGCCTCGCGCGAGAACGGGAAGAAGGGCGGGCGGCCGCGGAAGTCCGCCGCCGCGCCGTCCACCGTTCAACCCGCCGCGCGCCGGCGAAAGGTGGCCTGA
- a CDS encoding MFS transporter: MAERHDPYVSLRNPAFRWFVASLVAMTLGTMVQATVVGWQVYAITRDPLALGLVGLAEAIPFVGAALYAGHVADLYDRKRLSLVAVAVQTACAAVLLAFTLRPALLAGGRVWPIFAVVFASGLARSFLQPARTALGAEIVPRETYANAVAWRSSLWQFAAVVGPALGGVLYGFSGARMAYAVEAALCLAALVLLARVAYTRTPAPALQGGIRENLTVGIRFLLTQPELLGAQVLDLFSVLFGGATALLPIFASEILHVGPQGLGVLRAAPAAGAVLISVVLAHRRLRRAGRMLFLCVAGFGVCWIVFAVSRSFWLSLAVLFASGMLDNVSVVIRSTLLTVRTPPEMLGRVSAVNQIFIGSSNEIGSFESGVAARLLGTVTSVLLGGFVTLGVVGVTAWKTPALRQLDELS, encoded by the coding sequence ATGGCCGAGCGACACGACCCGTACGTCTCCCTGCGCAACCCCGCGTTCCGCTGGTTCGTGGCCAGCCTGGTCGCGATGACATTGGGGACGATGGTGCAGGCGACAGTGGTCGGCTGGCAGGTGTACGCCATCACCCGCGACCCGCTGGCCTTGGGGCTGGTCGGCCTCGCCGAGGCGATCCCGTTCGTCGGCGCCGCGCTGTACGCCGGGCACGTGGCCGACCTGTACGACCGCAAGCGCCTTTCCCTCGTCGCCGTCGCCGTGCAGACGGCGTGCGCGGCGGTGCTGCTGGCGTTCACGCTGCGGCCGGCGTTGCTGGCGGGCGGGCGCGTGTGGCCGATCTTCGCGGTGGTGTTCGCCAGCGGGCTGGCGCGCAGCTTCCTGCAGCCCGCCCGCACCGCGCTCGGCGCCGAGATCGTCCCGCGCGAGACGTACGCGAACGCGGTGGCTTGGCGCTCGTCGCTCTGGCAGTTCGCGGCGGTGGTGGGGCCCGCGCTGGGCGGCGTGCTGTACGGTTTCTCGGGCGCGCGGATGGCGTACGCCGTCGAGGCGGCGCTCTGCCTGGCGGCGCTCGTCCTGCTCGCGCGCGTGGCCTACACCCGCACGCCGGCGCCGGCGCTGCAGGGCGGCATCCGCGAGAACCTGACGGTGGGGATTCGCTTCCTGCTCACCCAGCCGGAGCTGCTCGGCGCGCAGGTGCTGGACCTGTTCTCCGTCCTGTTCGGCGGCGCCACCGCGCTCCTCCCCATTTTCGCATCGGAAATCCTCCACGTCGGCCCACAGGGGCTGGGCGTGCTGCGCGCCGCGCCCGCAGCGGGGGCGGTGCTGATCTCCGTCGTCCTGGCGCACCGGCGGCTGCGGCGGGCCGGGCGGATGCTGTTCCTGTGCGTCGCCGGCTTCGGCGTGTGCTGGATCGTGTTCGCCGTGTCGCGCTCGTTCTGGCTCTCGCTCGCGGTGCTGTTCGCCAGCGGGATGCTGGACAACGTGAGCGTGGTCATCCGCTCCACCCTGCTGACGGTGCGCACCCCGCCCGAGATGCTGGGCCGCGTGAGCGCGGTCAACCAGATCTTCATCGGCTCGTCCAACGAGATCGGCTCGTTCGAGTCCGGCGTGGCCGCGCGCCTCCTCGGCACGGTGACCTCGGTGCTGCTCGGCGGCTTCGTCACCCTCGGCGTGGTCGGCGTGACCGCGTGGAAGACGCCAGCGCTGCGACAACTCGACGAGCTGAGTTGA